Proteins co-encoded in one Papaver somniferum cultivar HN1 chromosome 5, ASM357369v1, whole genome shotgun sequence genomic window:
- the LOC113282923 gene encoding uncharacterized protein At4g14100-like — MASSSISSLYSFMLFFSLLFVSVSSSRTIQSNDPTPTPWPHQFHSILVMNFSGSNEIINLWYDWTNGRNFNIIQKQLGGITYDCEWNNGTSFFWTSDKKCSNAQLEVGILTPNWLDGANYLGQQKIDGFLCNVWEKADFITYYEDVVTKRPVHWVFYTRRSAHVMTFEVGAVLGDEHWQAPSYCFEGTEKEDNDSDGIIESSMEGVLRSKMGGLNMYL; from the exons ATGgcctcttcttcaatttcttcactTTACTCTTTCATGTTATTCTTCTCTTTGCTCTTTGTCTCCGTCTCCTCATCCAGAACCATCCAATCCAATGACCCAACACCAACACCATGGCCACATCAGTTCCACTCAATCTTAGTGATGAATTTCAGTGGATCAAATGAAATCATAAATCTCTGGTATGATTGGACCAATGGAAGAAACTTCAACATTATCCAGAAACAACTCGGTGGGATTACATATGATTGTGAATGGAATAATGGGACTTCATTTTTCTGGACAAGTGATAAGAAATGTTCAAATGCTCAGTTAGAAGTTGGTATTCTTACGCCAAATTGGCTTGATGGTGCTAATTATTTGGGGCAACAGAAAATTGATGGGTTTCTTTGTAATGTCTGGGAGAAAGCTGATTTCATTACGTATTATGAAGATGTTGTCACTAAAAGACCCGTTCACTGGGTTTTCTACACAA GAAGGTCAGCCCATGTGATGACATTTGAAGTGGGAGCAGTTTTAGGGGATGAACACTGGCAAGCCCCTTCATATTGTTTCGAGGGGACAGAAAAAGAAGATAATGACTCAGATGGGATTATTGAGAGCTCCATGGAGGGTGTTTTGAGAAGTAAAATGGGGGGTTTGAACATGTACTTGTAA